From Melanotaenia boesemani isolate fMelBoe1 chromosome 12, fMelBoe1.pri, whole genome shotgun sequence, a single genomic window includes:
- the tbc1d4 gene encoding TBC1 domain family member 4 isoform X4, translating into MESQNEKERTDKGFALTYIGWCSLDSRTTLPMLPWVVAEIRRRSEKCDCGPVMQPREVQLLFYPPFVRCVPTNSNNSSVFIFEHKAQLISRFIHNSNDLTYFAYLLRGQPDNPESEMSCHVFKASDPNQVPEVISGIRQLSKSALKEEAKPKQEADESFYNSQKFEVLYCGKVTVGHKKASLTLIDDCIDKFRQHEVERKRLRLLNGPRGSTENAPVEFLSGGEGDPLSLALNKSAEDPESLGMEDMSTVKGLSSSASQSSLRGAFPECILEDSGFEEPHEFRTRCSSLAGSLQRKPGEGGIMGPTRRRHASAPNNVQPSDSDKNRTMLFQVGRFEVNLISPDSKTVVLEKNFKDISSCCQGIKQTDHFGFICRDQSEPGPSQYMCYVFQCASESLVDEVMLTLKQAFSTAAVLQSNKTPIQLCEACPMHDLHKLCERIEGLYPPRAKLTIQKYLSQLTDNEQAEIFERVQRLKPGSDQEENELVILHLRQLCETKQKSHLHIGEAPQNAANSSSGGDGTATSSRFKLDILKNKARTSLTSSLENIFSRGANRMRGRLGSMGSISSFERQDEESPGHSPPGSPPAFPDNDLETGMQFRRRAHTFSHPPVRKRISFESQSTSQSKQAPLRRQQSVNPELLQNSNGEGRKRTLSSCSNDSLSGGLPQTPRRVSWRQKIFLRVASPMNKPSASMQQTDHSDAAELLPLSPHAVDSSLDPLRHLLPVAHDQLSDQRPKRTGADYRTLWKTAIHQQILLLRMEKENQRLEEASRDQLHIRKMKLDYQEVSSCLKEAQALWERKLTAPGRMTTLQDKEEVNRALCQGVPKSRRGEVWLLLSHQYRLQHRLPQRQHAPDTPYHDLLKQLTAQQHAILVDLGRTFPTHQYFSAQLGAGQLSLYNLLKAYSLLDTEVGYCQGISFVAGVLLLHMSEEQAFDMLKFLMYDLGIRRQYRPDMISLQIQMYQLSRLLHDYHRDLYNHFEEHEICPSLYAAPWFLTLFSSQFPLGFVSRIFDFVFVQGTEVIFKVALCLLSSHEGEIVECDTFESIVDYLKTTLPTLTQAQMEQTIAKVMEMDISKQLHAYEVEYHVLQDEMLDAGPLPDDSDRLDKLEKTNIQLKKQNIDLLEKLQAARQKIQTLETSVENFLSRESKMKHMIRSLEQERASYQRTIERMRSCLPPDALTDVEMTQIKTGPNGKAKTAAKKP; encoded by the exons ATGGAGAGTCAGAATGAGAAGGAGAGAACGGACAAGGGTTTCGCCCTGACTTACATCGGCTGGTGCTCCCTGGACAGCCGGACCACCCTACCCATGCTGCCGTGGGTCGTGGCTGAGATCCGGAGGAGGAGCGAGAAATGCGACTGCGGCCCAGTGATGCAGCCCAGAGAAGTTCAGCTGCTGTTCTACCCCCCCTTCGTCCGTTGTGTCCCCACCAACAGCAACAACTCGTCGGTTTTCATATTCGAGCACAAAGCACAGCTCATCTCTCGCTTCATTCACAACAGCAATGACCTCACTTATTTTGCATATCTGCTGCGGGGCCAGCCGGACAACCCGGAGTCCGAGATGTCCTGTCACGTCTTTAAAGCCTCCGACCCCAACCAG GTTCCAGAGGTAATCAGTGGAATTCGGCAACTTTCCAAATCAGCCCTAAAGGAAGAAGCCAAACCCAAACAGGAAGCTGATGAGTCCTTCTACAACTCACAAAAGTTTGAAGTGCTGTACTGTGGAAAG gtgACAGTCGGCCACAAGAAGGCTTCGTTAACCCTCATCGATGACTGCATTGACAAATTCCGACAGCATGAGGTTGAACGTAAGCGCCTTCGACTGCTCAATGGTCCACGAGGGTCCACAGAGAATGCCCCTGTTGAGTTCCTCTCAGGGGGAGAAGGAGACCCACTCTCACTGGCTCTGAATAAGAGTGCAGAAGACCCTGAAAGTCTTGGAATGGAGGACATGAGCACAG TTAAAGGTCTGTCTAGCAGTGCCAGTCAGAGCAGCTTGCGAGGAGCTTTCCCAGAGTGCATCCTTGAGGATTCTGGATTTGAGGAGCCACATGAATTCCGCACACGCTGCAGCAGCTTGGCAGGAAGTCTGCAGAGGAAACCGGGAGAAGGTGGCATCATGGGTCCCACACGCCGCAGACACGCCAGCGCGCCAAACAATGTTCAGCCGTCCGATTCAGACAAGAACCGCACTATGCTCTTCCAG GTTGGACGTTTTGAAGTAAACCTTATAAGTCCTGACAGCAAAACAGTGGTGCTGGAAAAGAACTTCAAGGATATCTCATCATGTTGCCAG GGTATAAAGCAGACTGACCATTTTGGTTTCATCTGTCGAGACCAATCAGAGCCTGGTCCCAGTCAGTATATGTGCTACGTGTTTCAGTGTGCCAGTGAATCCCTG GTTGATGAGGTGATGCTGACCCTGAAGCAGGCCTTCTCTACCGCAGCAGTCTTACAAAGCAATAAGACCCCGATCCAGCTCTGCGAAGCCTGTCCCATGCATGACCTGCACAAACTCTGTGAGAGGATTGAGG GTCTTTACCCGCCTAGAGCCAAGCTAACCATCCAAAAATATCTCTCTCAGTTGACTGACAACGAGCAAGCAGAGATTTTTGAGCGAGTTCAA aGACTAAAGCCTGGGTCAGACCAAGAAGAGAATGAGCTGGTGATACTTCATCTAAGACAGCTTTgtgaaaccaaacaaaaatcCCACCTCCACATCGGAGAGGCCCCTCAG AATGCTGCAAATAGCTCATCAGGAGGAGATGGCACAGCCACCAGCAGTCGCTTCAAACTCGATATTCTCAAGAATAAAGCTCGCACATCCCTTACCAGCTCTCTGGAGAACATCTTTTCAAGA GGTGCCAACCGAATGCGTGGTCGCTTGGGAAGTATGGGAAGCATCAGCAGTTTTGAAAGA CAGGATGAGGAATCTCCTGGCCACTCCCCTCCAGGTTCCCCTCCTGCCTTCCCCGACAATGACCTGGAAACTGGGATGCAATTCCGTCGGCGTGCTCACACCTTCAGCCATCCACCGGTGAGGAAGCGTATCTCTTTTGAGAGCCAGTCAACCAGCCAGAGCAAACAAGCTCCTCTGCGCAGACAGCAGTCTGTTAAcccagagctgctgcagaacag CAATGGGGAAGGCAGGAAAAGGACCCTGTCTAGTTGCAGCAATGACTCATTGAGTGGAGGTCTCCCTCAGACCCCACGCAGGGTCTCCTGGAGACAGAAGATTTTCCTGAGGGTTGCATCACCCATGAATAAGCCATCTGCATCCATGCAACAGACAG aCCACTCTGATGCTGCTGAGCTGCTGCCTCTATCTCCTCATGCCGTGGACTCAAGCCTGGACCCTTTGAGGCACCTTTTGCCTGTTGCACATGATCAGCTGTCTGACCAGAGGCCTAAGAGGACAGGAGCTGACTACCGGACTCTCTGGAAGACTGCCATCCACCAGCAGATCCTACTGCTGCGAATGGAAAAGGAGAATCAAAGACTTGAGG AAG CAAGCAGAGACCAGCTGCACATTCGCAAGATGAAGCTCGACTACCAGGAAGTGAGCTCATGCCTTAAAGAAGCACAGGCATTGTGGGAGAGAAAATTGACAGCTCCAGGCAGAATGACAACCCTACAAGACAAGGAGGAAGTAAATCGTGCACTCTGCCAAG GAGTTCCAAAGAGCAGGCGTGGCGAGGTCTGGTTGCTCCTTTCACATCAGTACCGCCTGCAGCACAGACTGCCTCAGCGTCAGCACGCCCCGGACACTCCCTACCATGACCTACTCAAGCAGCTCACTGCACAGCAGCATGCCATTCTGGTGGATTTAG GCCGGACCTTTCCCACCCATCAGTACTTCTCAGCCCAGCTCGGTGCAGGGCAACTTTCTCTCTACAACCTCCTGAAGGCCTACTCCCTGCTGGATACAGAG GTTGGCTACTGCCAGGGTATCAGCTTTGTGGCTGGGGTGCTGCTGCTCCACATGAGCGAAGAACAGGCTTTTGACATGTTGAAATTCCTGATGTATGACCTTGGCATCAGGCGGCAGTACAGACCTGACATGATCTCTCTGCAG ATTCAGATGTACCAGCTTTCCAGGCTGTTGCACGACTACCACCGGGACTTGTACAATCACTTTGAGGAGCACGAGATCTGTCCAAGCCTCTACGCAGCACCCTGGTTCCTCACTCTCTTCTCATCACAATTCCCTCTCGGATTTGTGTCCCGCATCTTTG ATTTTGTGTTTGTCCAGGGGACTGAGGTGATCTTTAAGGTGGCCCTCTGTCTGCTGAGCAGCCATGAGGGGGAGATAGTTGAGTGTGACACCTTTGAGAGCATTGTGGACTATCTGAAAACTACACTTCCCACACTCACACAAGCACAGATGGAGCAAACCATTGCCAAG GTCATGGAGATGGACATATCAAAGCAGCTGCATGCATATGAAGTGGAGTACCACGTCCTTCAGGATGAGATGTTGGATGCTGGACCGCTGCCAGACGACTCTGACCGCCTCGACAAATTAGAGAAGACAAACATTCAGTTGAAGAAACAGAATATAGATCTGCTGGAAAAACTTCAA GCTGCACGGCAGAAGATTCAGACCCTGGAGACGAGTGTGGAGAACTTCCTCTCTCGGGAGAGCAAAATGAAGCACATGATTCGCTCCCTGGAGCAGGAGAGGGCATCTTACCAGAGAACCATTGAACGCATGCGCTCGTGCCTTCCCCCTGACGCCCTGACAGATGTGGAGATGACCCAGATCAAAACAGGACCCAATGGGAAAGCCAAAACTGCAGCCAAGAAGCCTTGA
- the tbc1d4 gene encoding TBC1 domain family member 4 isoform X2, protein MESQNEKERTDKGFALTYIGWCSLDSRTTLPMLPWVVAEIRRRSEKCDCGPVMQPREVQLLFYPPFVRCVPTNSNNSSVFIFEHKAQLISRFIHNSNDLTYFAYLLRGQPDNPESEMSCHVFKASDPNQVPEVISGIRQLSKSALKEEAKPKQEADESFYNSQKFEVLYCGKVTVGHKKASLTLIDDCIDKFRQHEVERKRLRLLNGPRGSTENAPVEFLSGGEGDPLSLALNKSAEDPESLGMEDMSTVKGLSSSASQSSLRGAFPECILEDSGFEEPHEFRTRCSSLAGSLQRKPGEGGIMGPTRRRHASAPNNVQPSDSDKNRTMLFQVGRFEVNLISPDSKTVVLEKNFKDISSCCQGIKQTDHFGFICRDQSEPGPSQYMCYVFQCASESLVDEVMLTLKQAFSTAAVLQSNKTPIQLCEACPMHDLHKLCERIEGLYPPRAKLTIQKYLSQLTDNEQAEIFERVQRLKPGSDQEENELVILHLRQLCETKQKSHLHIGEAPQNAANSSSGGDGTATSSRFKLDILKNKARTSLTSSLENIFSRGANRMRGRLGSMGSISSFERDEESPGHSPPGSPPAFPDNDLETGMQFRRRAHTFSHPPVRKRISFESQSTSQSKQAPLRRQQSVNPELLQNSPVPVSRTRSVSESESSFSLPSSFSAPTFLKSFYQGSLGSLSSLADSGNLKSNGEGRKRTLSSCSNDSLSGGLPQTPRRVSWRQKIFLRVASPMNKPSASMQQTDHSDAAELLPLSPHAVDSSLDPLRHLLPVAHDQLSDQRPKRTGADYRTLWKTAIHQQILLLRMEKENQRLEEASRDQLHIRKMKLDYQEVSSCLKEAQALWERKLTAPGRMTTLQDKEEVNRALCQGVPKSRRGEVWLLLSHQYRLQHRLPQRQHAPDTPYHDLLKQLTAQQHAILVDLGRTFPTHQYFSAQLGAGQLSLYNLLKAYSLLDTEVGYCQGISFVAGVLLLHMSEEQAFDMLKFLMYDLGIRRQYRPDMISLQIQMYQLSRLLHDYHRDLYNHFEEHEICPSLYAAPWFLTLFSSQFPLGFVSRIFDFVFVQGTEVIFKVALCLLSSHEGEIVECDTFESIVDYLKTTLPTLTQAQMEQTIAKVMEMDISKQLHAYEVEYHVLQDEMLDAGPLPDDSDRLDKLEKTNIQLKKQNIDLLEKLQAARQKIQTLETSVENFLSRESKMKHMIRSLEQERASYQRTIERMRSCLPPDALTDVEMTQIKTGPNGKAKTAAKKP, encoded by the exons ATGGAGAGTCAGAATGAGAAGGAGAGAACGGACAAGGGTTTCGCCCTGACTTACATCGGCTGGTGCTCCCTGGACAGCCGGACCACCCTACCCATGCTGCCGTGGGTCGTGGCTGAGATCCGGAGGAGGAGCGAGAAATGCGACTGCGGCCCAGTGATGCAGCCCAGAGAAGTTCAGCTGCTGTTCTACCCCCCCTTCGTCCGTTGTGTCCCCACCAACAGCAACAACTCGTCGGTTTTCATATTCGAGCACAAAGCACAGCTCATCTCTCGCTTCATTCACAACAGCAATGACCTCACTTATTTTGCATATCTGCTGCGGGGCCAGCCGGACAACCCGGAGTCCGAGATGTCCTGTCACGTCTTTAAAGCCTCCGACCCCAACCAG GTTCCAGAGGTAATCAGTGGAATTCGGCAACTTTCCAAATCAGCCCTAAAGGAAGAAGCCAAACCCAAACAGGAAGCTGATGAGTCCTTCTACAACTCACAAAAGTTTGAAGTGCTGTACTGTGGAAAG gtgACAGTCGGCCACAAGAAGGCTTCGTTAACCCTCATCGATGACTGCATTGACAAATTCCGACAGCATGAGGTTGAACGTAAGCGCCTTCGACTGCTCAATGGTCCACGAGGGTCCACAGAGAATGCCCCTGTTGAGTTCCTCTCAGGGGGAGAAGGAGACCCACTCTCACTGGCTCTGAATAAGAGTGCAGAAGACCCTGAAAGTCTTGGAATGGAGGACATGAGCACAG TTAAAGGTCTGTCTAGCAGTGCCAGTCAGAGCAGCTTGCGAGGAGCTTTCCCAGAGTGCATCCTTGAGGATTCTGGATTTGAGGAGCCACATGAATTCCGCACACGCTGCAGCAGCTTGGCAGGAAGTCTGCAGAGGAAACCGGGAGAAGGTGGCATCATGGGTCCCACACGCCGCAGACACGCCAGCGCGCCAAACAATGTTCAGCCGTCCGATTCAGACAAGAACCGCACTATGCTCTTCCAG GTTGGACGTTTTGAAGTAAACCTTATAAGTCCTGACAGCAAAACAGTGGTGCTGGAAAAGAACTTCAAGGATATCTCATCATGTTGCCAG GGTATAAAGCAGACTGACCATTTTGGTTTCATCTGTCGAGACCAATCAGAGCCTGGTCCCAGTCAGTATATGTGCTACGTGTTTCAGTGTGCCAGTGAATCCCTG GTTGATGAGGTGATGCTGACCCTGAAGCAGGCCTTCTCTACCGCAGCAGTCTTACAAAGCAATAAGACCCCGATCCAGCTCTGCGAAGCCTGTCCCATGCATGACCTGCACAAACTCTGTGAGAGGATTGAGG GTCTTTACCCGCCTAGAGCCAAGCTAACCATCCAAAAATATCTCTCTCAGTTGACTGACAACGAGCAAGCAGAGATTTTTGAGCGAGTTCAA aGACTAAAGCCTGGGTCAGACCAAGAAGAGAATGAGCTGGTGATACTTCATCTAAGACAGCTTTgtgaaaccaaacaaaaatcCCACCTCCACATCGGAGAGGCCCCTCAG AATGCTGCAAATAGCTCATCAGGAGGAGATGGCACAGCCACCAGCAGTCGCTTCAAACTCGATATTCTCAAGAATAAAGCTCGCACATCCCTTACCAGCTCTCTGGAGAACATCTTTTCAAGA GGTGCCAACCGAATGCGTGGTCGCTTGGGAAGTATGGGAAGCATCAGCAGTTTTGAAAGA GATGAGGAATCTCCTGGCCACTCCCCTCCAGGTTCCCCTCCTGCCTTCCCCGACAATGACCTGGAAACTGGGATGCAATTCCGTCGGCGTGCTCACACCTTCAGCCATCCACCGGTGAGGAAGCGTATCTCTTTTGAGAGCCAGTCAACCAGCCAGAGCAAACAAGCTCCTCTGCGCAGACAGCAGTCTGTTAAcccagagctgctgcagaacag TCCTGTGCCTGTTTCAAGAACACGCAGTGTTTCGGAGAGCGAGTCCTCCTTCAGcctcccctcctccttctctgctCCCACTTTCCTGAAAAGCTTTTACCAGGGCTCACTGGGCTCCCTGAGCTCCCTGGCAGACAGTGGGAACCTCAAGAG CAATGGGGAAGGCAGGAAAAGGACCCTGTCTAGTTGCAGCAATGACTCATTGAGTGGAGGTCTCCCTCAGACCCCACGCAGGGTCTCCTGGAGACAGAAGATTTTCCTGAGGGTTGCATCACCCATGAATAAGCCATCTGCATCCATGCAACAGACAG aCCACTCTGATGCTGCTGAGCTGCTGCCTCTATCTCCTCATGCCGTGGACTCAAGCCTGGACCCTTTGAGGCACCTTTTGCCTGTTGCACATGATCAGCTGTCTGACCAGAGGCCTAAGAGGACAGGAGCTGACTACCGGACTCTCTGGAAGACTGCCATCCACCAGCAGATCCTACTGCTGCGAATGGAAAAGGAGAATCAAAGACTTGAGG AAG CAAGCAGAGACCAGCTGCACATTCGCAAGATGAAGCTCGACTACCAGGAAGTGAGCTCATGCCTTAAAGAAGCACAGGCATTGTGGGAGAGAAAATTGACAGCTCCAGGCAGAATGACAACCCTACAAGACAAGGAGGAAGTAAATCGTGCACTCTGCCAAG GAGTTCCAAAGAGCAGGCGTGGCGAGGTCTGGTTGCTCCTTTCACATCAGTACCGCCTGCAGCACAGACTGCCTCAGCGTCAGCACGCCCCGGACACTCCCTACCATGACCTACTCAAGCAGCTCACTGCACAGCAGCATGCCATTCTGGTGGATTTAG GCCGGACCTTTCCCACCCATCAGTACTTCTCAGCCCAGCTCGGTGCAGGGCAACTTTCTCTCTACAACCTCCTGAAGGCCTACTCCCTGCTGGATACAGAG GTTGGCTACTGCCAGGGTATCAGCTTTGTGGCTGGGGTGCTGCTGCTCCACATGAGCGAAGAACAGGCTTTTGACATGTTGAAATTCCTGATGTATGACCTTGGCATCAGGCGGCAGTACAGACCTGACATGATCTCTCTGCAG ATTCAGATGTACCAGCTTTCCAGGCTGTTGCACGACTACCACCGGGACTTGTACAATCACTTTGAGGAGCACGAGATCTGTCCAAGCCTCTACGCAGCACCCTGGTTCCTCACTCTCTTCTCATCACAATTCCCTCTCGGATTTGTGTCCCGCATCTTTG ATTTTGTGTTTGTCCAGGGGACTGAGGTGATCTTTAAGGTGGCCCTCTGTCTGCTGAGCAGCCATGAGGGGGAGATAGTTGAGTGTGACACCTTTGAGAGCATTGTGGACTATCTGAAAACTACACTTCCCACACTCACACAAGCACAGATGGAGCAAACCATTGCCAAG GTCATGGAGATGGACATATCAAAGCAGCTGCATGCATATGAAGTGGAGTACCACGTCCTTCAGGATGAGATGTTGGATGCTGGACCGCTGCCAGACGACTCTGACCGCCTCGACAAATTAGAGAAGACAAACATTCAGTTGAAGAAACAGAATATAGATCTGCTGGAAAAACTTCAA GCTGCACGGCAGAAGATTCAGACCCTGGAGACGAGTGTGGAGAACTTCCTCTCTCGGGAGAGCAAAATGAAGCACATGATTCGCTCCCTGGAGCAGGAGAGGGCATCTTACCAGAGAACCATTGAACGCATGCGCTCGTGCCTTCCCCCTGACGCCCTGACAGATGTGGAGATGACCCAGATCAAAACAGGACCCAATGGGAAAGCCAAAACTGCAGCCAAGAAGCCTTGA
- the tbc1d4 gene encoding TBC1 domain family member 4 isoform X1, giving the protein MESQNEKERTDKGFALTYIGWCSLDSRTTLPMLPWVVAEIRRRSEKCDCGPVMQPREVQLLFYPPFVRCVPTNSNNSSVFIFEHKAQLISRFIHNSNDLTYFAYLLRGQPDNPESEMSCHVFKASDPNQVPEVISGIRQLSKSALKEEAKPKQEADESFYNSQKFEVLYCGKVTVGHKKASLTLIDDCIDKFRQHEVERKRLRLLNGPRGSTENAPVEFLSGGEGDPLSLALNKSAEDPESLGMEDMSTVKGLSSSASQSSLRGAFPECILEDSGFEEPHEFRTRCSSLAGSLQRKPGEGGIMGPTRRRHASAPNNVQPSDSDKNRTMLFQVGRFEVNLISPDSKTVVLEKNFKDISSCCQGIKQTDHFGFICRDQSEPGPSQYMCYVFQCASESLVDEVMLTLKQAFSTAAVLQSNKTPIQLCEACPMHDLHKLCERIEGLYPPRAKLTIQKYLSQLTDNEQAEIFERVQRLKPGSDQEENELVILHLRQLCETKQKSHLHIGEAPQNAANSSSGGDGTATSSRFKLDILKNKARTSLTSSLENIFSRGANRMRGRLGSMGSISSFERQDEESPGHSPPGSPPAFPDNDLETGMQFRRRAHTFSHPPVRKRISFESQSTSQSKQAPLRRQQSVNPELLQNSPVPVSRTRSVSESESSFSLPSSFSAPTFLKSFYQGSLGSLSSLADSGNLKSNGEGRKRTLSSCSNDSLSGGLPQTPRRVSWRQKIFLRVASPMNKPSASMQQTDHSDAAELLPLSPHAVDSSLDPLRHLLPVAHDQLSDQRPKRTGADYRTLWKTAIHQQILLLRMEKENQRLEEASRDQLHIRKMKLDYQEVSSCLKEAQALWERKLTAPGRMTTLQDKEEVNRALCQGVPKSRRGEVWLLLSHQYRLQHRLPQRQHAPDTPYHDLLKQLTAQQHAILVDLGRTFPTHQYFSAQLGAGQLSLYNLLKAYSLLDTEVGYCQGISFVAGVLLLHMSEEQAFDMLKFLMYDLGIRRQYRPDMISLQIQMYQLSRLLHDYHRDLYNHFEEHEICPSLYAAPWFLTLFSSQFPLGFVSRIFDFVFVQGTEVIFKVALCLLSSHEGEIVECDTFESIVDYLKTTLPTLTQAQMEQTIAKVMEMDISKQLHAYEVEYHVLQDEMLDAGPLPDDSDRLDKLEKTNIQLKKQNIDLLEKLQAARQKIQTLETSVENFLSRESKMKHMIRSLEQERASYQRTIERMRSCLPPDALTDVEMTQIKTGPNGKAKTAAKKP; this is encoded by the exons ATGGAGAGTCAGAATGAGAAGGAGAGAACGGACAAGGGTTTCGCCCTGACTTACATCGGCTGGTGCTCCCTGGACAGCCGGACCACCCTACCCATGCTGCCGTGGGTCGTGGCTGAGATCCGGAGGAGGAGCGAGAAATGCGACTGCGGCCCAGTGATGCAGCCCAGAGAAGTTCAGCTGCTGTTCTACCCCCCCTTCGTCCGTTGTGTCCCCACCAACAGCAACAACTCGTCGGTTTTCATATTCGAGCACAAAGCACAGCTCATCTCTCGCTTCATTCACAACAGCAATGACCTCACTTATTTTGCATATCTGCTGCGGGGCCAGCCGGACAACCCGGAGTCCGAGATGTCCTGTCACGTCTTTAAAGCCTCCGACCCCAACCAG GTTCCAGAGGTAATCAGTGGAATTCGGCAACTTTCCAAATCAGCCCTAAAGGAAGAAGCCAAACCCAAACAGGAAGCTGATGAGTCCTTCTACAACTCACAAAAGTTTGAAGTGCTGTACTGTGGAAAG gtgACAGTCGGCCACAAGAAGGCTTCGTTAACCCTCATCGATGACTGCATTGACAAATTCCGACAGCATGAGGTTGAACGTAAGCGCCTTCGACTGCTCAATGGTCCACGAGGGTCCACAGAGAATGCCCCTGTTGAGTTCCTCTCAGGGGGAGAAGGAGACCCACTCTCACTGGCTCTGAATAAGAGTGCAGAAGACCCTGAAAGTCTTGGAATGGAGGACATGAGCACAG TTAAAGGTCTGTCTAGCAGTGCCAGTCAGAGCAGCTTGCGAGGAGCTTTCCCAGAGTGCATCCTTGAGGATTCTGGATTTGAGGAGCCACATGAATTCCGCACACGCTGCAGCAGCTTGGCAGGAAGTCTGCAGAGGAAACCGGGAGAAGGTGGCATCATGGGTCCCACACGCCGCAGACACGCCAGCGCGCCAAACAATGTTCAGCCGTCCGATTCAGACAAGAACCGCACTATGCTCTTCCAG GTTGGACGTTTTGAAGTAAACCTTATAAGTCCTGACAGCAAAACAGTGGTGCTGGAAAAGAACTTCAAGGATATCTCATCATGTTGCCAG GGTATAAAGCAGACTGACCATTTTGGTTTCATCTGTCGAGACCAATCAGAGCCTGGTCCCAGTCAGTATATGTGCTACGTGTTTCAGTGTGCCAGTGAATCCCTG GTTGATGAGGTGATGCTGACCCTGAAGCAGGCCTTCTCTACCGCAGCAGTCTTACAAAGCAATAAGACCCCGATCCAGCTCTGCGAAGCCTGTCCCATGCATGACCTGCACAAACTCTGTGAGAGGATTGAGG GTCTTTACCCGCCTAGAGCCAAGCTAACCATCCAAAAATATCTCTCTCAGTTGACTGACAACGAGCAAGCAGAGATTTTTGAGCGAGTTCAA aGACTAAAGCCTGGGTCAGACCAAGAAGAGAATGAGCTGGTGATACTTCATCTAAGACAGCTTTgtgaaaccaaacaaaaatcCCACCTCCACATCGGAGAGGCCCCTCAG AATGCTGCAAATAGCTCATCAGGAGGAGATGGCACAGCCACCAGCAGTCGCTTCAAACTCGATATTCTCAAGAATAAAGCTCGCACATCCCTTACCAGCTCTCTGGAGAACATCTTTTCAAGA GGTGCCAACCGAATGCGTGGTCGCTTGGGAAGTATGGGAAGCATCAGCAGTTTTGAAAGA CAGGATGAGGAATCTCCTGGCCACTCCCCTCCAGGTTCCCCTCCTGCCTTCCCCGACAATGACCTGGAAACTGGGATGCAATTCCGTCGGCGTGCTCACACCTTCAGCCATCCACCGGTGAGGAAGCGTATCTCTTTTGAGAGCCAGTCAACCAGCCAGAGCAAACAAGCTCCTCTGCGCAGACAGCAGTCTGTTAAcccagagctgctgcagaacag TCCTGTGCCTGTTTCAAGAACACGCAGTGTTTCGGAGAGCGAGTCCTCCTTCAGcctcccctcctccttctctgctCCCACTTTCCTGAAAAGCTTTTACCAGGGCTCACTGGGCTCCCTGAGCTCCCTGGCAGACAGTGGGAACCTCAAGAG CAATGGGGAAGGCAGGAAAAGGACCCTGTCTAGTTGCAGCAATGACTCATTGAGTGGAGGTCTCCCTCAGACCCCACGCAGGGTCTCCTGGAGACAGAAGATTTTCCTGAGGGTTGCATCACCCATGAATAAGCCATCTGCATCCATGCAACAGACAG aCCACTCTGATGCTGCTGAGCTGCTGCCTCTATCTCCTCATGCCGTGGACTCAAGCCTGGACCCTTTGAGGCACCTTTTGCCTGTTGCACATGATCAGCTGTCTGACCAGAGGCCTAAGAGGACAGGAGCTGACTACCGGACTCTCTGGAAGACTGCCATCCACCAGCAGATCCTACTGCTGCGAATGGAAAAGGAGAATCAAAGACTTGAGG AAG CAAGCAGAGACCAGCTGCACATTCGCAAGATGAAGCTCGACTACCAGGAAGTGAGCTCATGCCTTAAAGAAGCACAGGCATTGTGGGAGAGAAAATTGACAGCTCCAGGCAGAATGACAACCCTACAAGACAAGGAGGAAGTAAATCGTGCACTCTGCCAAG GAGTTCCAAAGAGCAGGCGTGGCGAGGTCTGGTTGCTCCTTTCACATCAGTACCGCCTGCAGCACAGACTGCCTCAGCGTCAGCACGCCCCGGACACTCCCTACCATGACCTACTCAAGCAGCTCACTGCACAGCAGCATGCCATTCTGGTGGATTTAG GCCGGACCTTTCCCACCCATCAGTACTTCTCAGCCCAGCTCGGTGCAGGGCAACTTTCTCTCTACAACCTCCTGAAGGCCTACTCCCTGCTGGATACAGAG GTTGGCTACTGCCAGGGTATCAGCTTTGTGGCTGGGGTGCTGCTGCTCCACATGAGCGAAGAACAGGCTTTTGACATGTTGAAATTCCTGATGTATGACCTTGGCATCAGGCGGCAGTACAGACCTGACATGATCTCTCTGCAG ATTCAGATGTACCAGCTTTCCAGGCTGTTGCACGACTACCACCGGGACTTGTACAATCACTTTGAGGAGCACGAGATCTGTCCAAGCCTCTACGCAGCACCCTGGTTCCTCACTCTCTTCTCATCACAATTCCCTCTCGGATTTGTGTCCCGCATCTTTG ATTTTGTGTTTGTCCAGGGGACTGAGGTGATCTTTAAGGTGGCCCTCTGTCTGCTGAGCAGCCATGAGGGGGAGATAGTTGAGTGTGACACCTTTGAGAGCATTGTGGACTATCTGAAAACTACACTTCCCACACTCACACAAGCACAGATGGAGCAAACCATTGCCAAG GTCATGGAGATGGACATATCAAAGCAGCTGCATGCATATGAAGTGGAGTACCACGTCCTTCAGGATGAGATGTTGGATGCTGGACCGCTGCCAGACGACTCTGACCGCCTCGACAAATTAGAGAAGACAAACATTCAGTTGAAGAAACAGAATATAGATCTGCTGGAAAAACTTCAA GCTGCACGGCAGAAGATTCAGACCCTGGAGACGAGTGTGGAGAACTTCCTCTCTCGGGAGAGCAAAATGAAGCACATGATTCGCTCCCTGGAGCAGGAGAGGGCATCTTACCAGAGAACCATTGAACGCATGCGCTCGTGCCTTCCCCCTGACGCCCTGACAGATGTGGAGATGACCCAGATCAAAACAGGACCCAATGGGAAAGCCAAAACTGCAGCCAAGAAGCCTTGA